A segment of the Xylanivirga thermophila genome:
AGGGATATATAGCATGCTGCGCATAAGCCTTTAACAGGACTTTTACATGGCACCTTACCACAACTTATACAGCCCATATCCCCAGGGTATAGTATACCTAAAACAGCATCTAAGACCACCTTTAGATCCATATACTCCCCCCTATATCCCATCAAAGGGCAGTGCTACATCAGAAGGCACAGCAAAGATATTTTTAAACTGACTTTTTAATCCTGAATATCTCTCCGCTATGCGATTATTCTGGATCATATTTTCTATGGCAGACTCCCTGCCTACGATCACCACCATATCCCTAGCCCTAGTAACTGCAGTATACAAAAGGTTTCTAGTCATAAGAAGGGGTGGTCCCCAAGCAAGGGGCAGTATAACTACAGGAAATTCACTGCCCTGACTCTTATGCACTGATATGGCATAGGCAAGCTCTATCTCATCCAGCTGGGTAAAATCATATGTAACCTCCCGGCCTTCATCGAATATTACAAGCATGGTCTGATCCTCTTCATCGATGGAGAGTATATACCCCACATCACCGTTAAATACGCCTTCACCTTTCTCTATCACACGCCCCTTTTCGGTTACCTCCCATTCGGTCTTATAGTTGTTTTTTATCTGCATGACCTTGTCGCCTTCACGAAATATAGTATCCCTATAGAGCTTTTCCTTCTTGCCATGGGATGGAGGATTTAATACCTTTTGAAGCTCTATATTTAGGTTATTTACACCAATTAAGCCCTTTCGCATGGGGGACAATATCTGCATATCCTTTAGACTATCAAATCCGGTAAACCTAGGGAGCCTGTTTAGTGTAAGCTCCTTTATGGTATTTAATATATCTGCTGGAGCATGCTTACGTTCAAAGAAAAAATCCTTCTCCCGGACATTTAGGTATGGAAACTCACCATTATTTATGCGGTGGGCATTTACTATGATCATACTCTCCTGAGCCTGCCTGAATATCTCCGTGAGCCTTACCACCTTTATAATACCACTATCTATTATATCCTTTAAGACATTACCTGCTCCCACCGATGGCAGCTGATCCACATCTCCCACTAGCACCAATCTAGTACCGGGCATTAAGGCCTTTAAAAGATTATTCATGAGTATTATATCCACCATGGACATCTCATCCACTATCACCACATCCGCAGACAGCGGGTCATCCTCACCCTTGTTAAACAGATCCTCCCCTTCTGCATATCCGTATTCCAAAAGGCGGTGAATGGTCTTTGCCTCGTGCCCCGTAGTCTCGGTCATACGCTTTGCTGCCCTACCCGTTGGAGCAGCAAGGGCCACTTCCAGCCCCTTCCTTTCAAAAAGCTTTATTATACAGTTTATGGTGGTAGTCTTGCCGGTACCTGGACCACCGGTTATTACCACTACACCATTTGATAAAGACTCTAGTATTGCCTCCTTTTGCTCTTTGGCAAATATTATGCCCTCTTCCATTTGAAACTCCTTGAGTTTGTCCTCTATCTGGTCATATACCGGTTCAAACTCCACCATGGACATCTTCATAAGCCTTTTTGCTACGCCTAGTTCTGCATAATAAAATGGAGCTAGATATATGGCCCTATCCCCCTCTATGTCCTGGGTAAATATTGCCTGACGCATGGATAGGGATACTATGGCATTTTCTATAAGGATTTTGTCCACTCCAAGGATATTTCCCACTGCCTCCTTTAGCTTCTCTTCAGGTAGATATGTATGTCCATAGCCCACAGCCTGTGATAATACATAGAGCGTTCCTGCCTCTATCCTGTATGGTGAATCAAATGTTATACCCATACTCTGGGCTATGCGGTCGGCCGTCTTAAATCCTATTCCCTGTATATCCTGGGCAAGTCTGTATGGATTCTCCTTTACAACCTGTATTGTCATATCACCATACATCTTATATATTTTAACAGCAAAGGTAGTACTTATGCCATAGGTCTTTAGGAATACCATAACCTCCCGTATCTCCTTCTGCTCTGCAAAGGATCCATATATGGACTCAGCCTTAGCCGGGCCTATACCATCTACCTCAGTAAGACGCTCAGGATGAAACTGTATAACCTCCAATACATCAAGTCCAAACTTTTCCACCAGACGCTTGGCAGTAGCGGGACCAATACCCTTAATCAGACCAGATGCCAGGTATTTTTCCATACCCACAATGGTAGATGGAGCTACCGTCTCATAGTCAAGTATCTTTATCTGTGGACCATAATCCGGATGCATTGTCCACTCACCTGTTATAAGCACCTTTTCACCTTCATTGGCAAAGGGAATGCTGCCAACTGCAGTTATTTCCCCTCCGTCATCATCCTTTAGCTCCAGTACTGTAAAACCATTTTCCTCATTCCTATATATTATTTCCTGTACAATTCCGCTTATCTCTGCCATAATGGAGAATTCGCCCTCTCTACTAAACTTAAGTAAACTATCTTCCCTTGATTATATCATATTTATGCAGCAAATTAATTATATTTTGGGACAAGGAAAAAAGCTCACTATTCACCTCATATTCAGCACACTCCATCTTGCAGCAAAGATAGGTATAATCAGTCATATGCCTTGCAAAGGCCATACGTTTTTCGATTGTAGATAATCGCTCCAATATATCTATAAACTGCCCATCCTTCAATAAAACCCTACATCCACAATCTAAATCACATACCTTATCCACCGCTTTGAATACTATATACCCTGTAGCCCCATCATCCTTACCAATGGGTCTTCTAACCTTTATAGGAACCAGAATGGTATCGGGGGATAAGGGCAGCACATTCATAGTGCGCTGCCCGCTTATCTCTGAAGCTTTTTTGTTTACCGCCCTTATATCCTTTTGATAAAGTCTAGCAAGATTTGAAATGATAGTCTTTACACGCCTTTTATCCTGCCTTGTATCCCCTCCCTTAAATAAAAGTCTACTCCCATTTCCTCCCGCCTCGTCATAGCTTGGAAGCACCCCGTATAGCTCCTTTGTCACCCATAAATTTTCATCCAAAGCTGTGCCTTTATCCATCTTTTTCACTCCTTGCCGCTTTTTCCTTTATTATATATCGAACGTATGTTCTATGTCAACCGCCTTATTTTGTCGATTTCTGTAGATTGGATATGGCAGCAGCCAGTTCGTATATGGAGCGGGTGAGGGTTTCTAGCTTATTCTCTACCCGTACCAATAGGTATACAGATACCGCTATTGGGAACCCCAAATTTGCGATCACTGAAAACATCTGCTCCATAATACTCCTCCTTTCACATGTTTTAAAAGGGGTGCAAAATGCACCCCTTTAATCCATTACACCAGCTCGACAGGCTGAACATCGGTTACTATGATATTTGCCTCAACTACCTCCCCAATGCCCCCTGGAGTTGAGAATATATTTTTAGCTTTAATAAGGTCCATAGCAGACTTTATCTCTTCGCTAGTAATGTCCTCTCTAGGCTCGTTCAATGTAAGCCTAAAGTTTTTTCCCTCTCCAGTCTTAAAAACCATCTCTAAAACCCTTGCCATCCATCTCACCTCCCTTCCCAAGAGTAAATATCCTCCTTACTCTAGATATTTACGTATTCTGCCGGTATCACCCTGCGTATACTCTCAGTTGAATATACCTGAAGTCCTACAAGGGCTTGTGCCACGTCATATACATCCTGGTCAACGGCTGAAGGGGATATTTTGTTGAATGTCTTAGTACGGGTTATTTTTCTACCATTATCATCGGTTCCCAAATCAAACTTTAGCTGTAGACTCCCTTCCAGCGGCCTTATATCAAGTGCCATATTATCACCTCCTTCCTTGATCCTTACATATAATAGAATTACTTTAGGACCAAAAAAGGATATAAAAAAAGACTGAAAATTAATTCAGTCCATCATTTTAACCCATGAAATAGTTCGCTTATCTTTTCATCTAGCTCTCCAAGCTCATCCTTATCCATGATTTTTATAAAACAATAGTCCTGTGAGAGCTTTTCAATTATCCTTATAGTATCATCTTTAGAGCCTCCATCTATAATAATTAAGTTATTTAATATCTCATCTCTACCATCGGACTTAGTCCTTAGCATAATAGCCCTTACAACGCCCTCTATGGCACTTTGACAGTCCTTTGTCCATAGTATTACCCCATATCTGTTTGCCTTTTGATCCTTCTTAAACTGTATCTCTTCAAACAGCTTTATTATAAAGAATATAAAGCCAAATATGGCAAAAGTCCATACCAATATGGCCATATATGTATCAAGGTACATAGTAAATGCCCCCTTTTCAACGTTTTATACTGCATAATATGCAGCAAGTTTTAGTATCGTGAAAAGGGGGCATACATCTATGCTATATTATTTATCAAATGCCTGTTTTTTGATTGTATCTACCTTGTCAAGCTTTTCCCATGGAAGATCTATGTCCGTTCTGCCAAAGTGCCCATATGCAGCAGTCTGTTTGTATATAGGCCTTCTAAGATCTAATTTTTTTATGATTGCAGCTGGCCTTAGATCAAAATTTTTGTTTATAATTTCAACTATCTTATCATCTGAAATCTTGCCTGTGCCAAATGTATCCACCGTAATAGATACGGGCTTTGCAACACCTATTGCATATGCAAGCTGTATCTCACATTTGTCTGCTATACCTGCTGCTACAATATTCTTAGCAACATATCTAGCTGCATATGCAGCAGATCTATCTACCTTAGTAGGATCCTTACCTGAAAACGCACCGCCGCCATGCCTTGCATATCCACCATAGGTATCTACTATTATCTTTCGTCCAGTCAGACCTGAATCACCCTGGGGGCCACCAACTACAAACCTGCCAGTGGGGTTTATATAATATTTTGTATCATTATCTAAAAGCTCTGCTGGAACAACCGCTTTTATAACCTTTTCCATTATATCATTCTCCAGCATATCCCTATCCACTCGGGGGCTATGTTGGGTTGAGATTACCACCGTATCTACACGAATGGGCTTATCATCTTCATATTCCACAGTAACCTGTGATTTGCCATCAGGTCTTAGATAATCAAGCGCTCCATTTTTTCTTACCTTTGAAAGCTGCAATGTAAGCTTATGGGCAAGTGCTATGGCCATGGGCATATATTCAGGTGTTTCATTGCATGCATATCCAAACATCATACCCTGATCTCCAGCACCTGTAGCCTCATCATCCTGCATAGCACCCATCTTTGCTTCAAGTGCCTTGTTTACACCCATAGCAATATCAGGGGATTGCTCATCTATGGAAGTTATAACGGAACAGGTGCCTCCGTCAAATCCAAATTTCGCCCTAGTATAACCAATCTCGTCTACAGTCTGGCGCACTACCTTGGGAATATCTACATAACAATTCGTTGATATCTCTCCCATTACCAATACCATACCTGTGGTAACCGCTGTCTCACAGGCAACCCTCCCATAGGGATCCTGCTCCATTATGGCATCTAATATTGCATCTGATATTTGATCACACATCTTATCTGGATGTCCTTCTGTAACAGACTCAGAAGTAAATAGTCTTTTCATAAAAGCTCCTCCTCAAAAAAATATAAACTTGGGTACTGCAACCAGCATTCCTCAAAAGGGCATAAAAAAACCCTCAAATAAGGGTTTCTATAAAACAACCCTCATCTTTCAGGAAGGCTAATGCCATCCTGTGGGAATTGGCACCAAGTCAATAAGACTGGTTGCCGGGTGTCATCGGGCCCATCCCTCAACCTCTCTCGATAAGGAAATTATTCAAATTTTATGCCTTTACTATAGCATATTCTGACATAGGTGTCAATCAAAAAAAATAGACCCAGGTTTCGGGTCTATTTACTAAATACATGATTTCCTATAGATACTGCATAGACTGCACTTCTTTCCTTCATCCATCTTGATGTGGCTATTTTGGGATTATAATAAAATAAACATCCACCAGTAGGATCATTCCCCAATATGGCATCGAAAGCAGCCCTATAGCTCTCTTCGTCGGGCGGTAAATTGATCTGCCCGTCTATGACGCAAGTAAATGCGTTTTTTTGGTATACTACTTCCGTTAACGTATTGGGAAACAAAGGGGATTCTATCCTGTTTATCATAACTGCTCCAACCGATACCTTGCCTTTGTAGGATTCTCCACGGGCTTCACCATGTATTACATGGGCAAGTAAATGGATATCCTGTGCCTTTCAATCGGTAGTTGTGCATATTTCATCTATTTTTGACCCAATATAGTCCTGACCATCCCTTTGCTGTGCAAAGGCGACTGTTGGATTTATCATATATATAGTCAGGAGGCAACAGCAAAAAACTTTTTTCATGCAAAATCCCTCCTTACGAAATATAGTTTATCTTTTTGAGTGATAATAATACATAAAACTTCTGCCATTTTGTGATATAATTTGAATTAAAAAATCGGAGGTTTTTTATGAATATTGAAAAAGCAGATTTTATTATAAAAAATATACATATACTCACTATGGATGGAGAAAAAAGGCAATACAAAAACGGGGTAATTGCCATAACAGGTGATACCATAAGCTATATAGGGGATAATATGCCCCATATGGATGCAAAAAACATAATCGATGGTAAGGGTAAAATTGCCCTCCCCGGCCTTATAAATACCCACACCCACTCTGCCATGATAATATTTAGGGGCTATGGCAATGACCTTCCACTATGGGACTGGCTATCTAAAAAAATGTGGCCGCTAGAGGATCAGTTAACCGCCCAAGATGCATATTGGCTCTCACTCCTTGCTATGGCTGAGATGATACAAAGTGGCACCACCACATTTTCGGACATGTATATGTTCATGGATAAGACAGCGGAAGCCACCTCATCCTCCGGTATGAGGGCGGTACTTGCACGTGGGCTTCAAGGACCTGATGATAAATCAAATCTTCGTATGGAAGAAACCAAATCACTATATAAAGACTGGCATAATGGTGCAAATGGTCGTATAAGGGTTAGGGTAGCACCCCATGCCATATACACCTGCTCCACCAAATACCTCAAAGAGTGTATAAAACTTGCAATCAGTCTTGATACAGGTATGCATACCCATGTATCTGAAACCCACAAAGAAGTAGAGGATTGTCTAAAGGCAAATGGCAAAACCCCTGTTAAATATCTATACGATCTAGGTTTTTTTGATCTACCTTCAATTGCAGCCCATTGTGTACACCTAAATGATGAAGATATTGATCTGTTAAAGGAGAAGAACGTACAAATAGCCCATTGTCCAGCAAGCAATTTAAAGCTAGCAAGTGGCATTGCCCCCATACCTAAGCTTGTGAAAAATGGTATTAATGTTGCATTAGGCACCGACGGTGCATCTAGCAACAACAACCTTAGTATGATGAAGGAGATGAACCTAACATCAATTATACACAAAGGTATAACAGGAGATCCTACCATAATTCCCGCACCCTATGCCCTTGAAATGGCCACTATAAATGGTGCAAGGGCACTTAATTGGCAAGATGAGATTGGAAGCCTCGAGAAAGGCAAAAAAGCAGATGTAATCCTTGTAGATACCTCAGCTCCACATTGGCAACCTATAAATGATATCCCCTCCAATATGGTATATAGCAGCCAATCTAGTGATATAGATACGGTTATTGTAAATGGAAAAATTCTGATGGAAGATGGTATCTTGAAGACCATAGATCTAGATAGGGTATATTATGAGGTGAATAGGATAAGGGACAACTTGATGTTTCAATCATGACTAAACGGTTTATTATGTAAACAAGAGGGTTTTTAAACTTATTACTATTTTGTAATCATTAATTGAAAGATATATAAGATATTTGTAAAACTTTCGAAATATATTTTGGTTATAATAAGATTACAGAAAGATTAACTCATAATAAACGGAGGGGACGCCATGAAAATGTTTTTAAGATCGGATGTGGGCAGAGGAATTACAGGAGCATTAATATCGATAGCCTTAACGTTGGCAATATTGTTCCCCGTAATATTTATGGAAATGTTTTCATATTTCGTAAGATAAATATTTAACATAATGATAAAGGACCATATGGTACTCAGATGAGTACCATATTTATTTTTTGGCCTTTGCCATAGCATTCCTGTATTGACTAGGAGACATGCCTGTATGTCTTTTAAAAAATTGGCTTAGATAATACTCACTTGAAAAACCACATTTGTCAGCTATCCATGCCACCGTTTCATCACCTTGCAAGAGTGCCCGTTTCACATGACCAAGCCTTATACCATCTATATATTCCTTAGCGGTCTTCCCCGTATTATGCTTTACTATACGGTTTATCTGCCTCCTACTCAAAAACATATGCTTTGATATGTCATTAAGGGTTATACCTTCTGAATAGTTATCCTCTATAAAACGATGTATCTGCTCCATGCGGGCATACGACGTACTGCGCTGTGGTATCTTGTATGCATTGGAATTACTATCTGTAAGGATACGCACCGACTGGATTATTATTTGACAAATAAGGCTCTGAATACGGGAATAAAATCCTATCTCCCGCCTACTAGCCTCTTTAAATACCTCATCCATCAGCTTCACTATGCCACATGTATCATCTACTGCCCGTGGATCATCGTTATTTAATGCATCCAATATGGCCTGTATCTCTTCTGTATTACCATATTCTTTATTATTCAATAGCTCTATATCACAGTTTATTGCATACTCCATGGAAGGAGAATCACCCACAAGGCGCTGCTCATGAAAAATTCCAGGGCCTGTAAGGTAGAATTGACCTTTGTTTACCAAAAACTCCCTCTCATCTGTAAATATACGGTTCCTGCCTTCCACTATATAGTGGAATTCATATGACGAATGTCTATGTCTCACAATTATGGGATTATCTTTATTAAAGGGTTGAGCACGAAACCACAATATGTTTATCCTCAAAGCATCCAATTGAAAATCCAGATCTAAAGACATTATATCCCTGGATGATATATATATATCCATAATATCTCCTGCTATATTATTTAGTATATGCAAAAAAGCAGTTGACTATATATGTCAACTGCCATATGTTCTGGTGGAGGAGGATGGATTCGAACCATCGAAGGCTGAGCCAGCAGATTTACAGTCTGCCCCCTTTGGCCGCTCGGGAACTCCTCCCCATTGCAACCGCCTTATCGGCTGCAATTCATAATTATAGAGCAAAACTTTTAAAATGTCAACCACTTTTTTTATTTTTATTAATTAACCCATACAGCCGTACCCTCAGGCATATTTTCGTATATCCAACGGCTATCCTCAACAGAGAGGCGTACACATCCTGATGTGATCCTCTCACCAAGCTCCGGCTCCTTTACATTTTTGTGTCTATCCATGGCCACTGAGTGGAATAGATAGGTGCCGTTAAATCGAACCCAATTTTTTGCACCACTTTGAAATTGGTCTGCATAAAACCACTCCCCCCTGTCAGCTATGCTAAATAACCCTCTGGTAGTGGGAGATTTATTACAACCTGTGGCGCATGGCATTACCCTCTCTATTTTCCAATTATCTTTACTACCTTTAAATACATATGTATGTTGCCTGTCTATGTCCACCCATATAAAATATTCGGTTTCACTTTCAAATTCATTATAATTTGCAAAGCCCTCTAAGTCCTCCCTATTTAAAAGTTTGGTGTTTACAGGACTATCAGGTGGAATATTCAAAACTGAATAGGGTAGCCAGCCTTCCATATCTTTGAATTTCACAAGATACCATTTTGCCGTCTTATCCTGTAATATCTCTACCTTTTCCCCTACAGATACATCCGCTAATTTCTCTGCACCAGATGATGGCTGTGAATATAGCTTTGTATCCGATTGTACTTCTGCCATGACAATATGGGGCTTAACTAGCGAAGCATAATATACCTCTAGATTTTCTTTTCCATATATGCCTTCGCTATTATCAATAACCCTATATGCAGGTTTTGGCATATCCATTGTAATATGGTTTTGATTATGTATATCTTCATCATCTTCTAGACTTTTGTTTGCATTGCCTGTTGTTGTCTTTTCTTTATCATATACACTAGTATTATTTAATGAATCATCCATTACTACTTCGTTGCTGTTAAATATAATCACGCAACATATAAGGGCTGCCAGTACAATTGTTATTAAACTTTTGTATTTTTTCAACATACAATCTCCTCTTGTAATTTCGATCTTATATCCTTATTATGAACATATTTTTCCTATCTTGCACATAATATTATAAACTAATATTTTAATGTTGACAACCTACTTTAATATTACCCAGTTAAACCTTTTTTTAAAAATAGCATTGATAAATTACTGCCTACGTGGTTATAATTAGCTTAGGTATTTTTTAAGGAGTGTTTGAATATGAGTAATGTACATATAAATAATTTTGAAAACGGTCATATCCATTTTATAGGAATAGGTGGCATAAGCATGAGCGGACTCGCAGAGATATTGCTAACAAAAGGATATACAGTTTCAGGTTCCGATATGCAGGATTCACCCATTTTACACAAACTTTCTAAAGATGGAGCACACATATATATAGGACATGATAAATCCCATATAGCAGGAGCCGATTTAGTAGTATATACAGCTGCCGTCCATGACGACAACCCAGAGATAATAGAGGCAAAATTGCAGAACATCCCCCTTATGGATAGGGCTACCCTACTTGGGCAAATCATGCAGTCCTTTAAGTTTCCCATAGGTGTAGCAGGTACCCACGGCAAAACCACCACCACATCCATGCTATCGATTATAATGCAGGATGCAAAGTTGGATCCTACAATACTGGTAGGTGGGGAATTGGATGCCATAGGTGGCAATGTACGTACTGGGAATAGCAACTATTTTATTACCGAAGCCTGTGAATATGTGGAAAGTTTTTTGAAATTCTATCCCTATATGGGCTTGATATTGAATATTGATCAGGATCATTTGGATTATTTTAGAGATTTGGATCATATATATAGTGCATTTTTTAAGTTTGCCAAACTCATACCATCGTCTGGGTATTTAATAGGATGTAACGATGATCCTAGGGTATCAAAACTTCTAACTGAAATGGACTGTAACATAATAACCTATGGCATAGATAATGCGTCTAACTGGATGGCATCTAATATACAGTATGATAAACAAGGGCATCCATCCTTTAATGCTTCATACAATGGGCAAGACATGGGGCGTTTTAATCTTAATGTACCAGGAAGTCATAATGTATACAATGCCCTTGCTGCATGTGCTGCTGCATATGCCATGGGTATATCACCTGATATCTCCAGAGAAGCCCTCAAACTCTATACAGGCACCCATAGAAGATTTGAGACAAAGGGCGAAGTAGGAGGTATTACCGTAATCGATGATTACGCCCATCATCCTACTGAGATATCAGCTACCCTGTCCACTATTGAGAAGATACCCCACGGAGATGTATGGTATATATTCCAACCTCATACCTATACGCGGACAAAAAAATTATTTGATCGATTTATCGATACCCTAAAAGGAGTTTACAATCTAATCATAACGGATATATATGCAGCCAGAGAACAGGACACTGGTGAGATACATTCAAAAGATCTGGTGGAAGCTATAAACAAAAACGGTGGTCATGCCATATATATATCCTCATTCTCTGATATAGAGGATTATGTAAAATCCCATGCAAAGGCGGGAGATATGGTAATTACCATTGGTGCAGGCAGTGTATATAAAATAGGAGAAGAGATTTTGAATAAATAAGAAATAAAAACATATCACATAGTAGAGGCACCTCTCATATTATGAACTAAAGCTAAATATTAAGAGAGGTGTACTGTATATGAATGACGTTAAAGATATGGAAAACAAAGGCTTAGGCACCCCTAGTTCAAGCGGTCTCGGTGGTCTAGCTGGTTTATTCGGCGGCGGCAATTTTTTTACCATACTTATAGTTATATTCTTTATCTTCATATTGTTCGGCGATGGATTTATACTAGGTAAAAACAATAACGAATAATGCAATACTTAAAAAGGGAGCATATGCTCCCTTTTGTCATTCCCAACTACTTAGATATTCAGCCTGTTCATCCGTTAGCCTGTCAATACTGACACCTAGTGCCTTAAGCTTCATTTCAGCTACCTGTTTGTCTATAAACTCCGGTACCTTATATACCCTATTCTCCAGCTTATCATGATTTTCAGCTATATACTTTGCCGATAGGGCCTGAAGGGCAAAACTCATATCCATTATTTCAGCAGGATGTCCATCTCCCGACGCCAGATTTACCAGGCGACCTTCAGCTAATAGATTTATTATCCTACCATCCTCCATTACATAGCCATCTATATTGTGGCGCATGGGCTTTTTAGAGATGGACATATTATCTAAATCTCTCTTCCATATTTCCACATCAAAATGTCCCGCATTTGCAAGCAATACCCCATCCTTCATCTTTTCAAAATGCCGATTTGTTATAACCTTATTGCATCCTGTAACGGTAATAAATATATCGCCTATAGCTGCTGCGTCATCCATGGACATCACCCTAAATCCATCCATTACCGCCTCTATTGCCTTTATGGGATCTACTTCCGTTACTATTACATTACCACCTAATCCCTTTGCCTTGGCGGCCACGCCTTTTCCACACCAGCCATAACCTGCTACAACCACGTTTTTGCCCGCTACTATTAGATTGGTAGTACGCATTATGCCATCCCACACCGACTGGCCTGTACCATATCTATTATCAAACAAATACTTACAATAGGCATCATTTACAGCTATCATGGGAAACTTCAAAAGTCCTTCCCGTTCCCTAGCCCTCAGCCTTATAACGCCTGTCGTGGTCTCTTCACTCCCGCCTAATACATTATTTGCAAGGTCACTGCGAGTAGTGTGAAGAAGATTTACCAAATCTCCCCCATCATCTATTACTATATCCGGCCCAAAATCCAGTGTTTTATTGAGATGAGAAAAATACTCCTTCTCCGTAGCCCCATGCCATGCGTATACATTAAGCCCCCCCTTTGCAAGGGCTGCGGCTATTGGATCCTGAGTAGAGAGGGGATTACTGCCGGTAACTGCTACCTCTGCCCCTCCTGCTGCAAGCACCGTACACAGGTATGCTGTTTTTGCCTCCAAATGCACCGATACAGATATCTTCTTCCCTGCCAGAGGTTTATTTTCTATAAATTCTTTCTCAATATGGTTCAAAAGGGGCATATATCCCCTTACCCATTGTATGCGTCTATCACCTTCAGGGGCTAGATTTATATCCCTTATGATATTTGACACTATATCATCTCCTTTATTCGTTATTATAGATAGCTTTTCCCTTTGATTATAACAAATTTTGTGGTATAATGTACATAGCTCCCCGATATAACAATTTTTTCATTTCAGTTGTTACAAGTTTTCTTCCAGAAGAGTTCCTAAACCTTTGTAAATGGCGGGAGCTTATAAAATGTAGGGAGGGAACAAAATGTCTGCCCAAAATGAAGTATTTGTAAAGGAGTTCAATGCCGATATGGGTGAACTCTCAATCAATGTAGCAGGTTCTAAACACTGGAAGAGATTCGCTGCTAGTCAAATAGCCGAAATCAAGAAGAACAACATCGAACAGAAAAAATTATTTGGTAAGAAATCTGTACAAAGACTAGAAATAGTTGTGGATGGCGATGAAAGCACTTATATAATACAAAAGGACAAATTCAAAGATGATTTCGAATGGGTTGAAGATGTGCTTAAAAAATTCGCAGAAAAAAACAAGATAACATTTGAGGGATAGAATAAAGTCCAGGC
Coding sequences within it:
- the recD2 gene encoding SF1B family DNA helicase RecD2, giving the protein MAEISGIVQEIIYRNEENGFTVLELKDDDGGEITAVGSIPFANEGEKVLITGEWTMHPDYGPQIKILDYETVAPSTIVGMEKYLASGLIKGIGPATAKRLVEKFGLDVLEVIQFHPERLTEVDGIGPAKAESIYGSFAEQKEIREVMVFLKTYGISTTFAVKIYKMYGDMTIQVVKENPYRLAQDIQGIGFKTADRIAQSMGITFDSPYRIEAGTLYVLSQAVGYGHTYLPEEKLKEAVGNILGVDKILIENAIVSLSMRQAIFTQDIEGDRAIYLAPFYYAELGVAKRLMKMSMVEFEPVYDQIEDKLKEFQMEEGIIFAKEQKEAILESLSNGVVVITGGPGTGKTTTINCIIKLFERKGLEVALAAPTGRAAKRMTETTGHEAKTIHRLLEYGYAEGEDLFNKGEDDPLSADVVIVDEMSMVDIILMNNLLKALMPGTRLVLVGDVDQLPSVGAGNVLKDIIDSGIIKVVRLTEIFRQAQESMIIVNAHRINNGEFPYLNVREKDFFFERKHAPADILNTIKELTLNRLPRFTGFDSLKDMQILSPMRKGLIGVNNLNIELQKVLNPPSHGKKEKLYRDTIFREGDKVMQIKNNYKTEWEVTEKGRVIEKGEGVFNGDVGYILSIDEEDQTMLVIFDEGREVTYDFTQLDEIELAYAISVHKSQGSEFPVVILPLAWGPPLLMTRNLLYTAVTRARDMVVIVGRESAIENMIQNNRIAERYSGLKSQFKNIFAVPSDVALPFDGI
- a CDS encoding DUF2922 domain-containing protein codes for the protein MARVLEMVFKTGEGKNFRLTLNEPREDITSEEIKSAMDLIKAKNIFSTPGGIGEVVEANIIVTDVQPVELV
- a CDS encoding amidohydrolase family protein yields the protein MNIEKADFIIKNIHILTMDGEKRQYKNGVIAITGDTISYIGDNMPHMDAKNIIDGKGKIALPGLINTHTHSAMIIFRGYGNDLPLWDWLSKKMWPLEDQLTAQDAYWLSLLAMAEMIQSGTTTFSDMYMFMDKTAEATSSSGMRAVLARGLQGPDDKSNLRMEETKSLYKDWHNGANGRIRVRVAPHAIYTCSTKYLKECIKLAISLDTGMHTHVSETHKEVEDCLKANGKTPVKYLYDLGFFDLPSIAAHCVHLNDEDIDLLKEKNVQIAHCPASNLKLASGIAPIPKLVKNGINVALGTDGASSNNNLSMMKEMNLTSIIHKGITGDPTIIPAPYALEMATINGARALNWQDEIGSLEKGKKADVILVDTSAPHWQPINDIPSNMVYSSQSSDIDTVIVNGKILMEDGILKTIDLDRVYYEVNRIRDNLMFQS
- a CDS encoding cell wall hydrolase, with translation MHLLAHVIHGEARGESYKGKVSVGAVMINRIESPLFPNTLTEVVYQKNAFTCVIDGQINLPPDEESYRAAFDAILGNDPTGGCLFYYNPKIATSRWMKERSAVYAVSIGNHVFSK
- the metK gene encoding methionine adenosyltransferase translates to MKRLFTSESVTEGHPDKMCDQISDAILDAIMEQDPYGRVACETAVTTGMVLVMGEISTNCYVDIPKVVRQTVDEIGYTRAKFGFDGGTCSVITSIDEQSPDIAMGVNKALEAKMGAMQDDEATGAGDQGMMFGYACNETPEYMPMAIALAHKLTLQLSKVRKNGALDYLRPDGKSQVTVEYEDDKPIRVDTVVISTQHSPRVDRDMLENDIMEKVIKAVVPAELLDNDTKYYINPTGRFVVGGPQGDSGLTGRKIIVDTYGGYARHGGGAFSGKDPTKVDRSAAYAARYVAKNIVAAGIADKCEIQLAYAIGVAKPVSITVDTFGTGKISDDKIVEIINKNFDLRPAAIIKKLDLRRPIYKQTAAYGHFGRTDIDLPWEKLDKVDTIKKQAFDK
- a CDS encoding DUF1659 domain-containing protein; this encodes MALDIRPLEGSLQLKFDLGTDDNGRKITRTKTFNKISPSAVDQDVYDVAQALVGLQVYSTESIRRVIPAEYVNI
- a CDS encoding YvrJ family protein, with translation MEQMFSVIANLGFPIAVSVYLLVRVENKLETLTRSIYELAAAISNLQKSTK